One Dysosmobacter welbionis DNA segment encodes these proteins:
- the porA gene encoding pyruvate flavodoxin/ferredoxin oxidoreductase thiamine diP-binding domain protein, which produces MGIRERLSGNEAVAYAMKQINPDVMGAYPITPSTEIPQYFSTYVDNGEVDTLFIAVESEHSAMSTCIGAEAAGCRAISATSSCGLCYMTEMLYVAASDRLPITLAVSCRALSGPININNDHSDAMGVRDAGWLMLFAETNQEAYDNYLQAMRIAEAVSLPIMVCQDGFITSHAIENIELVETEKVKEFVGEYKPAHALLKPGEPMAVGAYATPVYYMEAKRQQAQAMMDAKDVIRKVGKEFGEMTGRTYGLIETYMMDDAEEAIVIIGSSAGTAKEAINELRAQGKKVGQIKVRSFRPFPSEDICEALKNVKAFAVMDKDDSFNAHCGPMFAEVTASLYAAGISGPKGINYIYGLGGRDVRVESIQHVFAELEKIAATGEVGETYRYLDVRE; this is translated from the coding sequence ATGGGAATCAGAGAAAGACTTTCCGGCAATGAGGCGGTCGCCTATGCCATGAAGCAGATCAACCCGGATGTGATGGGCGCGTATCCCATCACGCCGTCCACGGAGATCCCCCAGTACTTCTCTACATACGTGGACAACGGGGAAGTGGACACGCTGTTCATCGCGGTGGAGAGCGAGCACAGCGCCATGTCTACCTGCATCGGCGCGGAGGCTGCTGGCTGCCGTGCCATTTCCGCCACCTCCTCCTGCGGCCTGTGCTACATGACGGAGATGCTGTACGTGGCGGCCTCCGACCGGCTGCCCATCACGCTGGCCGTCTCCTGCCGCGCCCTGTCCGGCCCCATCAACATCAACAACGACCACTCCGACGCCATGGGCGTGCGGGATGCCGGCTGGCTGATGCTGTTTGCGGAGACGAACCAGGAGGCCTACGACAACTACCTGCAGGCCATGCGGATCGCGGAGGCGGTGAGCCTGCCCATCATGGTGTGCCAGGACGGCTTCATCACCTCCCACGCCATCGAGAACATCGAGCTGGTGGAGACAGAGAAGGTCAAGGAGTTCGTGGGTGAGTACAAGCCCGCCCACGCGCTGCTGAAGCCCGGCGAGCCCATGGCCGTGGGCGCCTACGCCACGCCCGTGTACTACATGGAGGCCAAGCGGCAGCAGGCCCAGGCCATGATGGACGCCAAGGACGTGATCCGCAAGGTGGGCAAGGAATTCGGCGAGATGACCGGCCGGACCTACGGCCTGATCGAGACCTATATGATGGACGACGCTGAGGAGGCCATCGTCATCATCGGCTCCTCCGCCGGCACCGCCAAGGAGGCCATCAACGAGCTGCGGGCCCAGGGCAAGAAGGTGGGCCAGATCAAGGTCCGCTCCTTCCGTCCCTTCCCCAGTGAGGATATCTGCGAAGCCCTGAAGAACGTGAAGGCCTTCGCCGTGATGGACAAGGACGACAGCTTCAACGCCCACTGCGGCCCCATGTTCGCGGAGGTCACGGCCAGCCTGTACGCGGCGGGCATCAGCGGCCCCAAGGGCATCAACTACATCTACGGCCTGGGCGGCCGCGACGTGCGGGTGGAGAGCATTCAGCACGTGTTCGCGGAGCTGGAGAAGATCGCGGCCACCGGCGAGGTGGGCGAGACCTATCGCTACCTGGACGTCCGGGAATAA
- a CDS encoding 2-oxoacid:acceptor oxidoreductase family protein, with the protein MKDIVEIRWHGRGGQGAKTASLLLADAAFNTGKYVQGFPEYGPERMGAPITAYNRISSERSTVHSNIYFPDYVVVVDETLLSAVDVTAGLKKEGAIVINSSKSPAELRPLLKGYEGRVCTIDAGKISEEELGKNFPNTPMLAAIVRVSGVIGEEEFIKDMEGSFKHKFASKPQVIEGNMRALKRSLEEVQVG; encoded by the coding sequence ATGAAAGACATTGTAGAGATCCGATGGCACGGCCGGGGCGGCCAGGGCGCCAAAACGGCGTCGCTGCTGCTGGCGGACGCGGCGTTCAACACGGGCAAGTATGTCCAGGGCTTCCCGGAGTACGGTCCCGAGCGCATGGGCGCGCCCATCACCGCCTACAACCGGATCAGCTCCGAGCGGAGCACCGTCCATTCCAACATCTACTTCCCGGACTATGTGGTGGTCGTGGATGAGACCCTGCTGTCCGCCGTGGACGTGACCGCCGGATTGAAGAAGGAAGGCGCCATCGTCATCAACTCCAGCAAGTCCCCCGCGGAGCTGCGGCCCCTGCTGAAGGGCTACGAGGGCCGGGTCTGCACCATCGACGCCGGTAAGATCAGCGAGGAGGAGCTGGGCAAGAACTTCCCCAACACCCCCATGCTGGCCGCCATCGTGAGGGTGTCCGGCGTCATCGGGGAGGAGGAGTTCATCAAGGATATGGAGGGCTCCTTCAAGCACAAGTTCGCCAGCAAGCCCCAGGTCATCGAGGGCAATATGCGGGCGCTGAAGAGATCTCTGGAGGAGGTGCAGGTAGGATGA
- a CDS encoding metal ABC transporter substrate-binding protein has product MEKRIRLCAALAMVLLLTACGQAPAEHEREERLTVVATVFPAYDFARAAGGELAEVRLLLPPGAESHSYEPTPADILAVQECDLFLYLGGESDAWVETILESVDMQGEALRMVDCVDLLEEETVEGMEDHEGHDHDHAEGPGLGEVVGYDEHVWTSPKNAAAITRAVGDRLAELDPANAGTYAANTEGYATRIEALDREFADFFAGVEDRTMVFGDRFPLRYFAEEFDIDYYAAFPGCSTQTEPSAATIAFLTDKVREEGIPTVWYIEFSNHLVADSIAEAAGVKTALFHTCHNVSTDELEAGATYVSLMEQNLETLRENL; this is encoded by the coding sequence GTGGAAAAACGTATTCGGTTGTGTGCCGCGCTGGCGATGGTGCTTCTGTTGACCGCCTGCGGACAGGCTCCGGCGGAGCATGAGAGGGAAGAGCGGCTGACAGTGGTGGCTACGGTATTCCCCGCCTATGATTTCGCCCGGGCCGCCGGGGGAGAGCTGGCAGAGGTGCGGCTTCTGCTGCCGCCGGGAGCAGAGAGCCATTCCTACGAGCCCACCCCGGCGGACATTCTGGCAGTGCAGGAGTGCGATCTGTTCCTCTATCTGGGCGGCGAATCCGACGCCTGGGTGGAGACGATTCTGGAGTCCGTGGACATGCAGGGCGAGGCCCTGCGGATGGTGGACTGTGTGGACCTGCTGGAGGAGGAGACAGTGGAGGGCATGGAAGACCACGAGGGCCATGACCACGACCATGCGGAGGGGCCCGGCCTGGGAGAAGTGGTGGGCTACGATGAGCACGTGTGGACATCCCCGAAAAATGCCGCCGCCATCACCCGGGCGGTGGGGGACAGGCTGGCGGAGCTGGACCCGGCCAATGCCGGGACTTACGCCGCCAACACGGAGGGCTACGCCACCCGGATCGAGGCCCTGGACCGGGAATTCGCGGACTTCTTCGCCGGAGTGGAGGACCGGACCATGGTGTTCGGGGACCGATTTCCCCTGCGGTACTTCGCGGAGGAATTCGACATCGACTACTACGCTGCCTTCCCCGGGTGCAGCACCCAGACAGAGCCCTCGGCAGCCACCATCGCCTTCCTGACGGACAAGGTGCGGGAAGAGGGGATCCCCACGGTCTGGTACATTGAGTTCTCCAATCATCTGGTGGCGGACAGCATTGCGGAGGCCGCGGGCGTCAAGACGGCCCTGTTCCACACCTGCCACAATGTATCCACGGACGAACTGGAGGCGGGGGCCACTTACGTGTCCCTGATGGAGCAGAATCTGGAGACGCTGCGGGAGAATCTGTGA
- a CDS encoding alcohol dehydrogenase: MLAYTYLEKGTFRLTDKPKPVLREPGDALVRVTLSSICTSDLHIKHGSVPRAVPGITVGHEMVGVVESVGPGVQTVRPGDRVSVNVETFCGECFFCRHGYVNNCTDPSGGWALGCRIDGGQAEYVRVPYADQGLTKIPESVTDRQALFAGDILATGFWAARITEIGPEDTVLILGAGPTGICTLLCVLLKAPKQVIVCEKDPARLRFVREHYPQVLTVGPEEVLAFTQAHSDHGGADRVLEVAGAEETFRLAWQCARPNAVVTVVALYDRPQLLPLPEMYGKNLTFKTGGVDGCDSQEILDLIAAGKLDTTPLITHTVPLRDIAAAYDLFEHRRDGVIKVAVDCSMA, from the coding sequence ATGCTGGCTTATACCTATTTGGAAAAAGGAACCTTCCGGCTGACGGACAAGCCGAAGCCTGTGCTGCGGGAACCTGGAGACGCGCTGGTCCGGGTGACGCTGTCCAGCATCTGCACCAGCGACCTGCACATCAAGCACGGCTCCGTGCCCCGGGCGGTGCCCGGTATCACCGTGGGCCATGAGATGGTAGGTGTGGTGGAATCGGTGGGTCCCGGCGTCCAGACGGTCCGCCCCGGCGACCGGGTGAGCGTGAATGTGGAGACGTTCTGCGGCGAGTGCTTCTTCTGCCGCCACGGGTATGTCAACAACTGTACGGATCCCAGCGGCGGCTGGGCCCTAGGCTGCCGGATCGACGGGGGACAGGCGGAATACGTCCGGGTGCCCTACGCGGACCAGGGTCTGACGAAAATCCCGGAGAGCGTTACGGACCGGCAGGCACTGTTTGCCGGCGACATCCTGGCCACCGGCTTCTGGGCGGCCCGCATCACGGAGATCGGGCCGGAGGACACGGTGCTGATCCTAGGAGCGGGCCCCACAGGCATCTGCACTCTGTTGTGCGTGCTGCTGAAAGCGCCTAAGCAGGTCATCGTCTGCGAAAAGGACCCGGCGCGTCTCCGGTTTGTCCGGGAGCACTATCCCCAGGTGCTGACGGTGGGGCCGGAGGAGGTGCTGGCCTTCACACAGGCCCACAGCGACCACGGCGGCGCGGACCGGGTGCTGGAGGTAGCCGGGGCGGAGGAGACCTTCCGCCTGGCCTGGCAGTGCGCCCGCCCCAATGCGGTGGTGACGGTGGTGGCGCTTTACGATAGGCCCCAGCTCCTGCCCCTGCCGGAGATGTACGGGAAGAATCTCACCTTCAAAACCGGCGGCGTGGACGGCTGTGACAGCCAGGAGATTCTGGACCTGATCGCGGCGGGAAAGCTGGACACCACGCCCCTCATCACCCACACTGTCCCTCTGCGGGATATCGCGGCGGCCTATGACCTGTTCGAGCACCGGCGGGACGGTGTCATCAAGGTGGCGGTGGACTGCAGCATGGCGTGA
- a CDS encoding MATE family efflux transporter, producing METEQTFTRGPILSTLLKFALPVLLALLLQAMYGAVDLQVVGKFGTAADISAVSTGSQIMQTVTIVITGLAMGITVLLGQKIGEDRPEEAGAAVGSGICLFLVVAVAATVALELAAPQLAMLMHAPADAFDGTVEYVRICSGGAVFIVAYNLLGSIFRGIGDSRVSLITVLIACILNIGGDLLLVGGFGLNVAGAAIATVFAQAMSVALSLLLIRGKHLAFILRRQDIRFDGAIIGRILKLGSPVALQDLLVNITFLVIIAIANSMGTIPSAGVGVAEKLCAFVMLVPSAYMQSMSAFVAQNIGAGLETRARRALLYGVLSSLMAGLLMGWAAFFHGDVLAGIFADDPAVIAAAWEYLKAYAIDCLLTSFLFCFVGFFNGCGQTLFVMAQGMVGALGVRLPVALLVSRAADSSLFHLGLATPASTVVQIFLCGIWYLRRSHRLNRLGLIRK from the coding sequence ATGGAAACAGAACAGACCTTTACACGGGGGCCGATCCTGTCGACCCTGCTGAAATTCGCCCTGCCGGTGCTGCTGGCTTTGCTGCTGCAGGCCATGTACGGCGCAGTGGACCTGCAGGTGGTGGGCAAATTCGGCACTGCGGCGGACATCTCGGCCGTCTCCACCGGCAGCCAGATCATGCAGACCGTGACCATCGTCATCACAGGTCTGGCTATGGGCATCACGGTCCTGCTGGGACAGAAGATCGGTGAGGACAGGCCGGAGGAGGCGGGGGCGGCTGTGGGCAGCGGCATCTGCCTGTTTCTGGTGGTGGCAGTGGCTGCCACAGTGGCGCTGGAGCTGGCGGCACCTCAGCTGGCAATGCTCATGCACGCCCCGGCGGATGCCTTTGACGGCACGGTGGAATATGTGCGGATCTGCTCCGGCGGCGCGGTGTTCATTGTGGCCTACAACCTTTTGGGCAGTATCTTCCGGGGGATCGGAGACTCCCGGGTATCGCTGATCACTGTGCTGATTGCCTGTATTCTGAATATCGGCGGCGACCTGCTGTTGGTGGGGGGCTTCGGCCTGAATGTGGCTGGCGCAGCCATCGCCACAGTCTTTGCCCAGGCAATGAGCGTGGCGCTGTCCCTGCTGCTGATCCGTGGAAAGCACTTGGCCTTCATACTCCGGCGGCAGGACATCCGGTTCGACGGTGCCATCATTGGACGGATTCTGAAATTGGGCAGCCCGGTGGCGCTTCAGGACCTGCTGGTGAATATCACCTTCCTGGTGATCATCGCCATCGCCAATTCTATGGGCACCATTCCCTCCGCCGGGGTGGGCGTGGCGGAGAAGCTGTGCGCCTTCGTCATGCTGGTGCCCTCTGCCTATATGCAGTCCATGTCCGCCTTCGTGGCGCAGAACATCGGCGCCGGGCTGGAGACCAGGGCCCGGCGGGCGCTGCTGTACGGCGTGCTGTCCTCCCTGATGGCGGGCCTCCTCATGGGCTGGGCGGCATTCTTTCACGGAGATGTGCTGGCGGGTATTTTCGCGGATGACCCGGCGGTGATCGCCGCCGCCTGGGAGTATCTCAAGGCCTACGCCATTGACTGCCTGCTTACCAGCTTCCTGTTCTGCTTTGTGGGCTTTTTCAACGGCTGCGGGCAGACGCTGTTCGTCATGGCGCAAGGAATGGTCGGGGCCCTGGGGGTCCGGCTGCCGGTGGCGCTGCTGGTGAGCCGGGCGGCGGACAGCTCTCTGTTCCATCTGGGGCTGGCCACCCCTGCCTCCACGGTGGTGCAGATTTTCCTGTGCGGAATCTGGTACCTGCGGCGCTCCCACCGGCTGAACCGGCTGGGGCTGATACGGAAATAA
- a CDS encoding ketopantoate reductase family protein: MKPIQTAGVIGLGSLGVLYATLFTRALGKEQVPVLADGARIARYRKQGFWYNDAPCDFNYTDAAARTEPVDLLLFAVKFGGLQNAIETCRHLVGPDTLLISVLNGISSEEILGDAFGPEHVVWCVAERMAAKKEGNRVVCDPIGELAVGVPAGEDTSRLQRLTAFFDSIGFPYVVPADIRTHMWSKLLCNTGCNQAALVFQCDYGPLQVPGKPRDTMIGAMREVAAVANAEGVPLSEKDVAAWVDIIDHLPSNGETSMRQDGKNHRKSEVELFAGIIRRLAAKHGISVPVNDWLYQQIQEMERNY; this comes from the coding sequence ATGAAACCCATTCAAACAGCCGGCGTCATCGGCCTGGGTTCCCTTGGCGTCCTGTACGCCACGCTCTTCACACGGGCGCTCGGCAAGGAGCAGGTCCCCGTTCTGGCAGACGGCGCACGGATCGCCCGCTACCGGAAGCAGGGCTTTTGGTACAACGACGCACCCTGCGACTTCAATTACACCGATGCCGCCGCTCGCACAGAGCCGGTGGACCTACTGCTGTTCGCCGTCAAGTTCGGCGGTCTGCAGAACGCCATCGAGACCTGCCGCCACCTGGTGGGACCGGACACGCTCCTGATCTCGGTCCTCAATGGCATCTCCAGCGAGGAGATCCTGGGAGATGCCTTTGGTCCGGAGCATGTGGTCTGGTGCGTGGCGGAGCGGATGGCCGCCAAGAAGGAGGGCAACCGCGTCGTCTGCGACCCCATTGGGGAACTGGCAGTAGGCGTCCCCGCCGGGGAGGACACCAGCCGCCTCCAGCGGCTCACCGCGTTTTTTGACAGCATCGGCTTCCCCTATGTCGTACCGGCGGACATCCGCACCCACATGTGGAGCAAGCTGCTGTGCAACACCGGCTGCAACCAGGCCGCCCTGGTGTTCCAGTGCGATTACGGCCCGCTGCAGGTGCCCGGAAAGCCCCGGGACACCATGATCGGCGCCATGCGGGAGGTGGCCGCCGTGGCCAATGCAGAGGGTGTCCCGCTCTCTGAGAAGGACGTGGCCGCATGGGTGGACATCATTGACCACCTGCCCTCCAACGGTGAGACCTCTATGCGGCAGGACGGCAAAAACCACCGGAAGAGCGAAGTGGAGCTGTTTGCAGGCATCATTCGCCGGCTGGCCGCCAAACACGGCATTTCCGTCCCTGTCAACGACTGGCTGTACCAGCAGATCCAGGAGATGGAGCGGAACTACTGA